A region of the Campylobacter cuniculorum DSM 23162 = LMG 24588 genome:
TGATTAAATTCTCGTAAATGAAAAAATTAAATGAAAAAAATTAAAAAATAGGGTAGAAAAATTTTATTAATTTTTTATCATAATTTAATATTTTTGATAATTTATAAATATTAAATTAAACTTAATAGATTTAAATTTTTATAGACAAATGACTTTCCCAGCTTTAAAATACAAAATAAAAAACTATAAATTTTACATTAAATTTTATGGATAAATTAAAAATACCCAAAAGGTAAAATGTAATAAATCCTTATAAAATAGGAATTTTATTTGGATGAGAGAGTGGTATAATTTGTATAAATAAAAAAGTTTGAAAATTATAGTTTTCAATACAAAAATATAAAATTTAAATAATTTTACTTTTTATCATATTATTTTATGTTTTAATAAATTTTAATTTAATATTTTATTTTAAAAAAAATACAAATTTATATAAAAATATGGATTCTCAAAAAAAGCTTTTATTTAGAAATTCCATATTAAAATATCAATCTCGGTATTGATTTTATTTTTTAGGAAAATGCTTTTATGAAATATCCCTTAGATTGTGAAGAAAATTTTGAAAAATCTTTTTTATTTTGGTTGGCAAAATATGTAAAATTTAAGCTTAATTCCCTTTCAAATAAAGAATTAAAAAATCCTGAAATTCTAAGCTCTGTAAATCTTGCTTTGGCTCAAGGTGTTAAAAACATACACGAGCTAGACTCTTTGGTGAAAAAAGCAAGAAATTCTGGTTTAAGTGGCGTGAATACTTATTTTAATCCTTTAAAAAAACTTTTTGAATACCTTTGCTTTTATAAGCTTTATTCTTTGAAGCAAATTGATGAGGAGCTGGTGATTGAAATTTTAGCAAGTATTACAGGCTCTTTATCTGATGCAAGCAAAAAAAACTACCGCGTTGCTATGATTAATTTTTTTGATTTTTTAGATAAGCAAAATGAAGAAAATCAAAAATCGCATATTTTTGATATTAATCTTAAAAATTGGGCAGGAATAGTCGGTAAAAAAGGGGTCAAACTCCCTGAATTTATGAATGAAGAAGAGCTTAAAAAATTTTTATATACAATTGAAAATACAAATTTTAAAAGCAATACAATACGCAATCAGCTCATCATTAAACTGATTATTTTCACCGGAATTAGAGTGAGTGAAGCCATTCATATAAGACTTAAAGACATTAACGAAGAAAATGACCTTTATACAATAAGAATTAGAGCTAAGGGCAATAAATATCGCGTTGTAATGATAAAAAAAGAATTGATTGAAAATTTACTTAAAAATATAAAAATCAATTATTTAAGCCAAGATTCTTTACTTTTTGTCAATAAAAAAGGCAAACCACTCACGCAATCTTACATCAGCCGAATTGTTGAACAACTCCTTTTTCACGCAGGAATTCGCAAAAGAAAAAATGGAGCACATATGTTGCGTCATACCTTTGCCACCCTACTCTATAAAAAACAAAAAGATTTGCTTTTAGTCCAAGAAGCTCTAGGTCATGCGAGTTTGGATACTTCGAGAATTTATACGCATTTTGATAATGATAAACTCAAACTTGCTGCAGAGGTTGCAAAGGATTTTAATGACAATCAAAAATGAAGATTTTTGCGTTTTTGGGAAATTTTTGTATTATGATTTGCAATTCACCCTTAAAGCTCACAATAAAACTCAAAGTAAAAGAATTTTTAAATTAATAGAAAGATATAAAAAAAAATTTTTCTTTTTAGGCTTTATTCAATACGAATTTTACAAGTATTTTGAAGAAAAAAACTACAAGAGCGAAGAGCCTTATTTGTGTTTTTTTGCCTTTAAAAAAAGACAAAAATTTGAGGCTTTGCAATGCGATGAGTATAAATTTTTACCCGAATTTTTAAGTTTTTTAGATAAAAAAAACTATGAGAGAAATTTTAAACAGGTCAAAAAAGCCATTGCGAGAGGGCAAAGTTATCAAGTGAATTTAACCCAGAGTTTTGAATTTGAAACAAAACTTGATTCTTTTGCTTTATTTAATCTTTTACTCAAGCGACAAGACACTTCACTTAAAGCCTATATAAAAAGCGATTTTTTAGAACTTCTGTCTTTTTCACCTGAACTTTTTTTTAAAATTCACAAAAGAAAAATCATTACAAAACCTATGAAAGGCACAGCTCCAAGAAGTAAAAATAAAAATACAGACAGAAAAAACAAACAATTTTTACAAAAAGACTCAAAAAATTTAAGTGAAAATGTCATGATTGTGGATCTTTTAAGAAACGATATTTCAAAACTGATTTGCAAAAAAAGTATGAAAACAAAGCTTTTTAAGGTCAAATCCTACCCTACTTTACACCAAATGATTTCTAAAATAAAAGGAAAATTAAAGCATAAACAAAATTTTTATGAGATTTTTAAAGCCCTATTTCCATGCGGTTCAATCACAGGAGCACCAAAGATTGAGACTTTAAAATTGATTGAAAATTTGGAAAAAAGAAAAAGAGGTGTGTATTGTGGTGTTATAGGACTTATTTATAAAAATAAAAGCAAATTTAATGTCGCCATTCGCACCATAGAAAAAAGAGATGGGATATATAAATATAGCGTTGGAAGTGGCGTTGTTTGGGATTCTGATAAAAATGATGAATTTAAGGAACTTAAACTTAAGGCTAAGATTTTAAAACCCTGCCCTTTTTATCTTTTTGAAACGATGCTTTTTGAAAATTCGCATATTTTATTTTTTAAAAAACATTTGCAAAGACTCATTAATTCTGCTGTAAAATTTGGTTTTAAAACTCAAAAAATCACTAAAAATTTTCAAAACATTCTTAATTTTACAAACCATTTAGAAAGATTTGAAAATCTTAGTCTTAAGGAGCTTAATCAAAGGCTTTTCAACGCATCAGATAATCCAT
Encoded here:
- a CDS encoding bifunctional chorismate-binding protein/class IV aminotransferase, giving the protein MTIKNEDFCVFGKFLYYDLQFTLKAHNKTQSKRIFKLIERYKKKFFFLGFIQYEFYKYFEEKNYKSEEPYLCFFAFKKRQKFEALQCDEYKFLPEFLSFLDKKNYERNFKQVKKAIARGQSYQVNLTQSFEFETKLDSFALFNLLLKRQDTSLKAYIKSDFLELLSFSPELFFKIHKRKIITKPMKGTAPRSKNKNTDRKNKQFLQKDSKNLSENVMIVDLLRNDISKLICKKSMKTKLFKVKSYPTLHQMISKIKGKLKHKQNFYEIFKALFPCGSITGAPKIETLKLIENLEKRKRGVYCGVIGLIYKNKSKFNVAIRTIEKRDGIYKYSVGSGVVWDSDKNDEFKELKLKAKILKPCPFYLFETMLFENSHILFFKKHLQRLINSAVKFGFKTQKITKNFQNILNFTNHLERFENLSLKELNQRLFNASDNPFFYPFNEFSFNQKKILRLKLYKNGNYEFEVFDLGLNSSDILLLSEKTLDSKNDTLFHKSSLRKLYETQSYLYKQNLCFDVAFFNEKRELCEGSRSNLVLKKHDEFFTPDLQSGLLNGIYRQFLLQRKLIKEKKLYREDLFDAEELYCINSVRGLKKVKLKEGLNF
- a CDS encoding tyrosine-type recombinase/integrase, with translation MKYPLDCEENFEKSFLFWLAKYVKFKLNSLSNKELKNPEILSSVNLALAQGVKNIHELDSLVKKARNSGLSGVNTYFNPLKKLFEYLCFYKLYSLKQIDEELVIEILASITGSLSDASKKNYRVAMINFFDFLDKQNEENQKSHIFDINLKNWAGIVGKKGVKLPEFMNEEELKKFLYTIENTNFKSNTIRNQLIIKLIIFTGIRVSEAIHIRLKDINEENDLYTIRIRAKGNKYRVVMIKKELIENLLKNIKINYLSQDSLLFVNKKGKPLTQSYISRIVEQLLFHAGIRKRKNGAHMLRHTFATLLYKKQKDLLLVQEALGHASLDTSRIYTHFDNDKLKLAAEVAKDFNDNQK